A part of Actinoallomurus bryophytorum genomic DNA contains:
- a CDS encoding MMPL family transporter, with protein MVLLWLVAVAGLGVASKAVGSAYSDNFSLPGTESTKALQLLQKSLPAQSGDSATVVWQTGEGSTVKDPAVQQRMTATLGKVAKLPSVTSVTSPYTARGARQISKDGRTAYAQISFDQLGNKLPKGDIQRVVDTAEQARTAGLRVELGGNSISQTERTPPSSSEAVGVLAAAIVLFLAFGSLFAMLLPILTAIAGVGTGLLTVGLLTHALDIGQIGPILGALIGLGVGIDYALFIVTRHRSGLRAGMTVEESVVKAIDTSGRAVLFAGATVVIALLGMLVLGMSFLNGLAIASATTVVATVLAAITLLPALLGFLGMRTLSRRERRLTAAGTPSGGGVWQRWASVVQRRPGLLSTVAIVLIGVLTLPVFSLRLGSSDAGNDPSSTTTRQAYDLLATGFGPGFNGPLQLVAQTPAPADQQALGRLVDEVGHLKGVASVAAPPMPPGSKIGIVQVIPTTSPQSKQTADLIDRLRHDVVPAAERGSTMKVYVGGATAIFVDFAGVLTGKLPLFLGVIITLGFILLLIAFRSLLVPATAAVMNVLAAGASFGVIVAFFQWGWGSELIGLGAAGPVEAFLPVIMLSVLFGLSMDYQVFLVSRMHEEWVHTRDNARAVNVGQAQTGRVITAAATIMIAVFIAFVFGGQRVIAEFGIGLAAAVALDAFILRTVLVPSVMHLFGAANWWLPRWLDRRLPHLSVDPPDGDPVPLAEPELQPNHG; from the coding sequence GTGGTACTTCTGTGGCTGGTCGCCGTCGCCGGACTGGGCGTCGCATCCAAGGCCGTCGGCTCGGCCTACAGCGACAACTTCTCCCTGCCCGGCACGGAGTCGACCAAGGCCCTGCAGCTGCTGCAGAAGTCCCTGCCGGCCCAGTCCGGTGACAGCGCCACGGTGGTCTGGCAGACGGGCGAGGGAAGCACGGTAAAGGACCCGGCCGTCCAGCAGCGCATGACCGCCACCCTCGGCAAGGTCGCCAAGTTGCCGTCCGTGACGTCGGTGACCAGCCCGTACACCGCGCGCGGTGCCCGCCAGATCAGCAAGGACGGCCGCACCGCCTACGCGCAGATCTCGTTCGACCAGCTGGGGAACAAGCTGCCGAAGGGCGACATCCAGCGGGTGGTCGACACCGCGGAACAGGCACGTACGGCGGGGCTACGGGTCGAGCTCGGCGGCAACTCCATCAGCCAGACCGAACGCACCCCGCCCTCCAGCAGTGAGGCGGTCGGCGTGCTGGCGGCCGCGATCGTGCTGTTCCTCGCGTTCGGCTCCCTGTTCGCCATGCTGCTGCCGATCCTGACCGCGATCGCCGGTGTCGGCACGGGACTCCTGACCGTGGGCCTGCTCACGCACGCCCTGGACATCGGCCAGATCGGCCCGATCCTGGGCGCCCTCATCGGCCTGGGCGTCGGCATCGACTACGCCCTGTTCATCGTCACGAGACACCGCTCCGGTCTGCGGGCGGGCATGACCGTCGAGGAATCGGTGGTCAAGGCGATCGACACGTCCGGACGGGCGGTGCTGTTCGCCGGCGCCACCGTCGTGATCGCGCTGCTGGGCATGCTCGTGCTCGGCATGAGCTTCCTGAACGGCCTGGCCATCGCGTCGGCCACCACGGTCGTGGCCACCGTACTGGCCGCGATCACCCTGCTGCCGGCCCTGCTCGGCTTCCTCGGGATGCGCACGCTGAGCCGCCGCGAACGTCGCCTGACGGCGGCGGGGACCCCGAGCGGCGGCGGTGTGTGGCAGCGCTGGGCGAGCGTGGTCCAGCGCCGGCCCGGACTGCTGTCCACCGTCGCGATCGTGCTCATCGGCGTACTGACCCTGCCGGTGTTCTCCCTGCGCCTCGGCTCCTCCGACGCGGGCAACGACCCGTCCTCGACCACGACCCGGCAGGCGTACGACCTGCTCGCCACCGGCTTCGGGCCCGGCTTCAACGGCCCGCTCCAGCTCGTCGCCCAGACACCCGCCCCGGCGGACCAGCAGGCCCTCGGCCGGCTGGTCGACGAGGTCGGCCACCTCAAGGGAGTGGCCAGCGTCGCGGCACCGCCGATGCCGCCCGGCTCCAAGATCGGCATCGTCCAGGTGATCCCGACCACCTCCCCGCAGTCGAAACAGACCGCCGACCTGATCGACCGGCTGCGCCATGACGTCGTGCCCGCGGCGGAACGCGGCAGCACCATGAAGGTGTACGTCGGAGGTGCGACCGCGATCTTCGTCGACTTCGCCGGCGTGCTGACCGGCAAGCTGCCGCTGTTCCTCGGCGTGATCATCACCCTCGGCTTCATCCTGCTGCTCATCGCGTTCCGCAGCCTGCTGGTGCCCGCCACCGCCGCGGTGATGAACGTGCTGGCGGCAGGGGCGTCGTTCGGCGTGATCGTGGCGTTCTTCCAGTGGGGCTGGGGTTCGGAGCTGATCGGCCTGGGCGCCGCCGGCCCGGTCGAGGCGTTCCTGCCCGTGATCATGCTCTCCGTGCTGTTCGGCCTGTCAATGGACTACCAGGTGTTCCTGGTCAGCCGGATGCACGAGGAGTGGGTGCACACCCGGGACAACGCGCGTGCGGTCAACGTCGGCCAGGCGCAGACCGGCCGGGTCATCACCGCCGCGGCCACGATCATGATCGCCGTCTTCATCGCCTTCGTCTTCGGCGGTCAGCGGGTCATCGCCGAGTTCGGCATCGGGCTCGCCGCCGCCGTCGCCCTGGACGCCTTCATCCTGCGGACGGTCCTGGTCCCGTCGGTGATGCACCTGTTCGGTGCGGCCAACTGGTGGCTGCCCAGGTGGCTGGACCGGCGGCTCCCCCACCTGTCGGTCGACCCCCCGGACGGCGACCCGGTGCCGCTCGCCGAGCCCGAACTGCAGCCGAACCACGGCTGA